CACAACTTTCACATTGACAAAGCCAGGGGATAGATACTTTGTTTGTGGTAATAGGTTACATTGTCTTGGTGGAATGAAACTTCATGTAAACGTAGAAAATGCAGATGGTGCAGCAGCAGGATCGCCTGCTGCTGCACCATCACCAGAGGGAAGGgcctcattttccccttcttcaagGAGCAAAAATCCATCATTTGTGCCTAATTTTGCTTTGTCTAATATTCATGTTAGATTGGATTCTATGATACTTGTAATTCTTGGTTTTTTGTTGTTTACAATTCCACTAGTGTAAACTTGaggatttttcatttttcattatcaaaatagattgtttgtttgtatatcgACTCCTCTGGCAAGTCTTGTTATCCCTATAGTTGTTTATGTCTCgagtttgaaaaaaattactataatttATCTTTGTTTGCGTTACATATTAGTCaatatttttcacaaattttaCGAACAAAAGCTCTTATTTTCACATCTTATTCCTCACCTTAACTAGGATGAAGAAAATGTTATTGACTAGTTTTGTATAAAAGAGACAAATTGCTACCAAAGGAACCAAGAaaagtagagaagtagagaaAGGTAAAAGTTTAGTCCCACATTCATACACATTAAAGCAAGTGACTTGGTGACCAAATCTAAttaatgaaacaaaatatattattacacCTAAATTTATATCTACTTAACCTACCAATTAAGAATCTAGATTAGTCGAGCTAGTTGAAGTTAACTGGTCCGACTAATATAGATTCGCACCTGATAGGGCCCATTAAGAAGTATTCATTCACAAAACTCAAAACCCGAAACCTGTAATTAAAAGGGAAAGAAATCTTATCTTCCTGCCACACCTCTTGATGGTTGGTTCCTTCCATATCATTCAATCATTTATTTCACCTTTTCTAGTAAAGCAAATATGAAGACAGTAAAAGGAATGGAGAATAGAAAATGGTTATTATTAAATCTTGTCGAACCCTAACATGTCGGATCAACAAAATCGGTGAATTTCGAATCACCTTATCTTACAACTGCAGGCTAGGTAAGCAAATATACATCAAATTCTGGATCCAAACTACAGTACAGGTAGCTGTTGCTTATGATTTTGGTCCCTCTATCTCTATGTATATTGCTGTCTCTAAAAGAATCAAGAATTCCCCAATCAGAGATTTAACAACAGGATTGAGCCATTACACATACATCCCCCAGACCATTAGAAACAGCTCCTTGTAGTACACGTTTTACAATTATCCGACTTTTGTATTGTTATAAATCAACGAACCTTGTCGAGTTCCAGTATGAATACCCATGACGGAATTTACTTTCCCCTTGTATCTGGAGCAGAAGCATTGTCCTAGCATTGGATCACCCACCATTGTCACCAAATGAACGAGGTTCCTATGCCAGATTTCGTGTCAAAAAATCATTAACAGCAAGACTGGCATCTCCATGTGACACAGCATCTTCAGGTTCTGGCATATAGAGAGTTGACACAGATGCCTGAGCATTTAAGAATAAATGAACTGTGAGTGCATAGCATTtcatggaagaaaaaaaaaaaaaaagagaaaccaAAAGGAGCGAACAAAGTTTGGACCAAGTTAAGGTGCTAATATAACATCCCCTGATCATAACAGATCTACATAAACAGTTGCTAGAAGCATTCAGCCATAAAGAATACCCCTGTAATATTCGAAAAAGTCTCAAAATACCCCTCCTCCACCTATTGGGTTAAAAATACTCCTCAGTCAACCTTTTTATTggatctttaatttgatttgggtCAAGGAATGGGTTATGTGGGTAGGAGAAAGTTTGGTAGGTTGGAAATTAACTTTATCCAATAGAAAGACGccacataataattatttaattttatagatgtttaaatgtctatttgtgcac
The window above is part of the Solanum pennellii chromosome 5, SPENNV200 genome. Proteins encoded here:
- the LOC107020016 gene encoding stellacyanin-like, with the protein product MAKPLLNFVVLILISLIICSSSATNYIVGDNSGWDISTDLDTWLLGKKFKIGDVLVFQYSSLHSVSEVTKENFMGCNTSNVLDSSKNGNTTFTLTKPGDRYFVCGNRLHCLGGMKLHVNVENADGAAAGSPAAAPSPEGRASFSPSSRSKNPSFVPNFALSNIHVRLDSMILVILGFLLFTIPLV